From a region of the Coffea arabica cultivar ET-39 chromosome 3e, Coffea Arabica ET-39 HiFi, whole genome shotgun sequence genome:
- the LOC113738164 gene encoding uncharacterized protein At4g15545 isoform X1, whose amino-acid sequence MLSKESGGPNNNFDLPEEVLEVLPPDPFEQLDVARKITSIALSTRVSSLESEASVLRHKLTEKDAIIADLQSQLQSLDAALSDASDKLTLADREKEKLLKENETLTNTVKKLNRDVAKLEAFRKTLVRSLQDDEDHSAAAAGLPVAGVQARSQAGDDASLPPTRTSSMQSQFSDIGNSCREDNDTEASRPRISPGLLLASQTNTPRLTPPGSPPSLSASVSPTRTPKPLSPRRHSISFSTTRGVFDDRSSAFPMPASQHSSMSGLDTGSQSGRTRVDGKEFFRQVRSRLSYEQFGAFLANVKELNSHKQTKEETLQKADEIFGPENKDLYAIFEGLITRNVH is encoded by the exons atgtTGTCGAAAGAATCGGGAGGACCGAACAACAACTTCGACCTTCCCGAGGAAGTGCTGGAAGTACTGCCGCCGGATCCATTTGAACAGCTGGATGTGGCACGCAAAATCACCTCCATTGCCCTTTCGACACGTGTCTCTTCCCTCGAATCAGAGGCGTCTGTTCTCCGTCACAAGCTCACCGAGAAGGACGCCATCATCGCCGACCTTCAGTCCCAGCTTCAGTCCCTCGATGCCGCCCTTTCCGACGCTTCCGACAAACTCACCCTCGCTGACCGAGAAAAG GAGAAACTGTTGAAGGAGAATGAGACGCTAACGAACACTGTGAAAAAGCTTAACCGCGATGTTGCTAAG TTGGAAGCCTTCAGAAAGACACTCGTGCGATCGCTCCAAGATGATGAAGACCATTCT GCAGCTGCAGCTGGTCTTCCTGTTGCTGGCGTGCAAGCAAGAAGCCAAGCAG GAGATGATGCTTCCTTGCCACCTACAAGAACTTCTTCAATGCAAAGTCAATTTTCTGACATTGGAAACTCATGTCGGGAGGATAATGATACTGAAG CCTCAAGGCCCCGCATATCACCTGGATTGCTGTTAGCATCCCAAACTAACACCCCTCGGCTTACTCCTCCTGGTTCCCCTCCGAGTCTATCCGCATCTGTTTCTCCAACACGGACTCCGAAACCTTTGTCTCCAAGGAGACATTCGATTTCATTTTCAACCACAAGGGGCGTGTTTGATGACCGGTCTTCTGCATTTCCTATGCCTGCAAGCCAGCATAGCTCAATGTCTGGCTTGGATACAGGATCACAATCTG GTCGTACTCGGGTTGATGGAAAAGAATTCTTTCGCCAAGTAAG GAGCCGTTTGTCATACGAACAGTTTGGGGCATTTCTGGCAAATGTTAAGGAACTGAATTCCCACAAGCAAACGAAAGAG GAAACATTGCAGAAGGCTGATGAGATATTTGGCCCAGAAAACAAAGATCTTTATGCTATCTTTGAGGGGTTAATTACTCGTAATGTCCATTGA
- the LOC113738164 gene encoding uncharacterized protein At4g15545 isoform X2, whose translation MLSKESGGPNNNFDLPEEVLEVLPPDPFEQLDVARKITSIALSTRVSSLESEASVLRHKLTEKDAIIADLQSQLQSLDAALSDASDKLTLADREKEKLLKENETLTNTVKKLNRDVAKLEAFRKTLVRSLQDDEDHSAAAAGLPVAGVQARSQAGDDASLPPTRTSSMQSQFSDIGNSCREDNDTEASRPRISPGLLLASQTNTPRLTPPGSPPSLSASVSPTRTPKPLSPRRHSISFSTTRGVFDDRSSAFPMPASQHSSMSGLDTGSQSGAVCHTNSLGHFWQMLRN comes from the exons atgtTGTCGAAAGAATCGGGAGGACCGAACAACAACTTCGACCTTCCCGAGGAAGTGCTGGAAGTACTGCCGCCGGATCCATTTGAACAGCTGGATGTGGCACGCAAAATCACCTCCATTGCCCTTTCGACACGTGTCTCTTCCCTCGAATCAGAGGCGTCTGTTCTCCGTCACAAGCTCACCGAGAAGGACGCCATCATCGCCGACCTTCAGTCCCAGCTTCAGTCCCTCGATGCCGCCCTTTCCGACGCTTCCGACAAACTCACCCTCGCTGACCGAGAAAAG GAGAAACTGTTGAAGGAGAATGAGACGCTAACGAACACTGTGAAAAAGCTTAACCGCGATGTTGCTAAG TTGGAAGCCTTCAGAAAGACACTCGTGCGATCGCTCCAAGATGATGAAGACCATTCT GCAGCTGCAGCTGGTCTTCCTGTTGCTGGCGTGCAAGCAAGAAGCCAAGCAG GAGATGATGCTTCCTTGCCACCTACAAGAACTTCTTCAATGCAAAGTCAATTTTCTGACATTGGAAACTCATGTCGGGAGGATAATGATACTGAAG CCTCAAGGCCCCGCATATCACCTGGATTGCTGTTAGCATCCCAAACTAACACCCCTCGGCTTACTCCTCCTGGTTCCCCTCCGAGTCTATCCGCATCTGTTTCTCCAACACGGACTCCGAAACCTTTGTCTCCAAGGAGACATTCGATTTCATTTTCAACCACAAGGGGCGTGTTTGATGACCGGTCTTCTGCATTTCCTATGCCTGCAAGCCAGCATAGCTCAATGTCTGGCTTGGATACAGGATCACAATCTG GAGCCGTTTGTCATACGAACAGTTTGGGGCATTTCTGGCAAATGTTAAGGAACTGA